A single Acetivibrio cellulolyticus CD2 DNA region contains:
- a CDS encoding leucine-rich repeat domain-containing protein: protein MQKSKTMKMSLTSLFIITSIICNSFLFLLPLKAYASTVVTFLDKNLEAVVRTQINKPSGDILDTDVTAITNLNASNKGITNLEGIQHLKSLKSALLSNNKISNISCLSTLTTLTILDIANNKVENLDAIRNLNNLVYIALDNNHPVSFEPVTSLTKLKMLSLSNTGIQGPGIIDRLASSSTLISLSLEGNDISEIGPLTSCANLSTLNLGKNKISDLSLISKFTKLRSLNLNDNLISDISPIKSVLGISNINLENNQISSILPLKGLGSLYQLDIGGNSINLNELSGFSSITSLSMNNSNISDISALTKLNLVDLQLDNNQIRELTPLCGKTSLRYLSLNGNQISNINPLSGLSSLSLLNLCDNQITDISPLASLSLLESLYITNNRVIDIGVLSSLPSVQNLGIGGNPISNIQQITQCSNITQLELDNLGLSDISFLSNMPQLSCLVLNGNSVSDFSIIRNLENLEMLGISNTGIKDLAVLSNLSKLIALDIKDNGISDIKPLENLNNLIYLYLQGNKITDYRPIEDVYDRLMFKDFEFEILPVLGCLEVPTEGYAVSGTINLSGYYLDPENVSKIEVLVDGIKMGDAVYGDLREDIAQSYPKYYNSNAGFHYQLNTGNLTTGSHVITIRETSRLGTVNTLPARNIVVSRLIPRGVIDRPYSGETVTGNYKMWGWFLDPSKVSKIEVLVDGIVVGNTIYGDLRQDVYNAYPAYNNSYSGYHYTLDTLVLSEGAHKISIIETGLNGVKTTLNARTIYVARLMPKGYLDKPASGQNITGVSKVSGWFLDNSGVDKIEILVDGVVKGTATYGLSRPDVAKVYPQYNNSNSGFEYSLDTSTLATGKHTIVIREKGKNGAETSLSGRVFYVSR, encoded by the coding sequence ATGCAAAAGAGTAAAACAATGAAAATGAGTTTGACATCACTATTTATCATTACTTCAATTATCTGCAATTCTTTTTTGTTTTTGCTACCTCTAAAGGCCTACGCCTCAACTGTTGTAACATTTTTGGACAAAAACCTTGAGGCAGTTGTAAGGACCCAAATCAACAAACCGTCAGGAGATATTTTGGATACTGATGTTACAGCAATAACTAATTTAAATGCAAGTAACAAAGGAATTACCAATCTTGAAGGTATTCAACATCTAAAAAGTTTAAAATCTGCATTACTCAGTAATAACAAAATTAGCAATATTAGTTGTTTGAGCACTCTTACTACTTTAACAATATTGGACATTGCAAACAACAAAGTTGAAAATTTAGATGCTATAAGAAATCTAAATAATCTTGTGTATATTGCTTTGGATAATAATCATCCTGTATCTTTTGAACCTGTTACCAGCTTGACAAAATTGAAAATGCTGAGCTTGAGTAACACAGGAATACAAGGACCTGGAATAATTGACCGATTAGCTTCATCTTCTACACTGATCTCACTTTCTCTTGAAGGAAACGATATTTCAGAAATTGGGCCATTGACAAGCTGTGCTAATCTTTCAACACTTAATCTAGGAAAGAACAAAATAAGCGACCTGTCACTGATTAGTAAATTTACCAAACTCAGATCATTAAACCTGAATGATAATTTAATAAGCGATATTAGTCCAATTAAGAGTGTTTTAGGTATTTCAAATATCAATCTGGAAAATAATCAGATATCATCAATATTGCCACTAAAGGGCCTTGGAAGTCTATATCAACTTGACATTGGAGGTAATTCAATCAATTTAAACGAGCTTTCAGGTTTTTCTTCTATCACTTCACTTAGTATGAATAACTCTAATATTAGCGATATAAGCGCTCTTACGAAACTAAATCTGGTTGATCTTCAACTTGATAACAATCAGATCAGGGAATTAACTCCATTATGTGGAAAAACCTCGTTAAGGTATTTATCATTAAATGGTAATCAAATTAGCAATATAAACCCTTTGTCAGGTTTAAGTTCTTTATCACTTTTAAATTTGTGTGATAATCAGATTACTGATATTAGCCCATTAGCTTCGCTTTCACTTCTTGAATCACTTTACATAACCAATAACCGTGTCATAGATATTGGTGTATTAAGCTCATTGCCATCAGTTCAAAACCTTGGAATTGGAGGCAATCCGATAAGTAATATTCAACAAATAACTCAATGTTCTAATATTACACAACTTGAACTGGATAATTTGGGACTTTCGGATATATCATTTTTGTCCAATATGCCTCAGCTTAGCTGCTTGGTTTTAAATGGTAATTCAGTTAGCGATTTTAGTATAATAAGAAACCTTGAAAATCTTGAAATGTTAGGGATAAGTAATACTGGCATTAAAGATCTTGCGGTACTTTCTAATTTGTCAAAATTAATTGCCCTTGATATTAAGGATAATGGAATTAGTGACATTAAACCGTTAGAGAACTTGAATAATCTGATTTACCTGTATCTTCAAGGTAATAAAATTACTGATTACAGACCTATAGAAGACGTTTATGACAGATTGATGTTTAAAGATTTTGAATTTGAAATTCTACCTGTTCTAGGATGTCTTGAAGTACCGACTGAAGGCTATGCAGTTAGCGGTACAATTAATCTGTCAGGTTATTACCTGGATCCTGAAAATGTATCCAAAATTGAAGTTTTAGTTGATGGTATTAAAATGGGAGATGCAGTATATGGTGATTTAAGGGAGGATATTGCTCAATCATATCCTAAATATTATAATTCCAATGCTGGATTCCATTATCAGCTAAACACAGGAAATCTTACAACAGGTAGCCATGTAATAACAATTCGTGAGACCTCCCGATTGGGTACTGTGAACACTCTTCCTGCAAGAAATATAGTTGTTTCAAGACTTATTCCAAGAGGAGTTATTGATAGACCTTATAGTGGAGAGACTGTTACTGGAAATTACAAGATGTGGGGCTGGTTTTTAGATCCTTCCAAGGTTTCAAAGATTGAGGTCCTAGTAGATGGAATTGTAGTTGGAAATACAATTTATGGTGATCTTAGGCAGGATGTTTATAATGCTTATCCTGCATACAATAATTCTTATTCTGGTTATCACTATACACTTGACACACTTGTTCTATCAGAGGGTGCACATAAAATTTCCATAATAGAAACCGGACTCAATGGTGTAAAGACAACACTAAATGCAAGAACTATTTATGTAGCCAGATTGATGCCGAAAGGTTATCTTGATAAACCTGCTAGTGGACAAAATATAACCGGAGTATCAAAAGTATCGGGCTGGTTTCTTGACAACAGTGGAGTTGATAAAATAGAAATCCTTGTTGACGGAGTTGTAAAAGGTACAGCAACTTATGGTCTGTCGAGACCAGATGTGGCTAAGGTTTATCCGCAATACAACAATTCAAACAGTGGTTTTGAATATTCTCTTGATACCAGCACACTTGCAACAGGCAAACATACCATTGTGATAAGGGAAAAAGGCAAAAATGGAGCAGAAACATCATTATCCGGAAGAGTTTTCTATGTATCAAGATAG
- a CDS encoding SGNH/GDSL hydrolase family protein, which produces MLSKKILVWRALPVLITFIMLIAFSMNSFAHDIQGYSRETNLGKLKNHWVGTWATSPQNGEEIIPGILEPSINKVNNETIRQIVHTSIKGNVVRIRLSNEFGRVPINIGSASIALSTGGDSINPKTKRVVKFKGKTSTVIYPGKTVVSDAVYLNIKALSDVAVSIYFPETTPITTYHSTALHTTYIASSGDHTNATVLPTTTTSTNYFFLTGIDVMASRKASSIVAFGDSLTDGNGSTIDSNKQWACVFASRLQSDKKYRHLSVLNYGISGNRILNDMIGTSGLNRMESDILNQEGVKYIIFEMGLNDIGYSGGVFGSPGGVITSGDIISGYKKVISMAHEKGCKIIGTTLTPCNGLSAIIGGGQYDSPEGQATHKAVNEWIRTSGEFDGVIDFEKAICDPNDPSKLLPKYDSGDHAHPNDLGYEALANSIDLNLFK; this is translated from the coding sequence ATGTTATCAAAAAAAATACTTGTATGGCGTGCTCTACCGGTTTTAATCACTTTTATTATGCTTATAGCATTTTCTATGAATTCATTTGCGCATGATATCCAAGGATATAGTCGCGAAACAAACCTTGGAAAGCTCAAGAATCATTGGGTTGGTACATGGGCAACAAGTCCTCAAAATGGTGAAGAAATAATACCAGGAATTTTAGAACCTTCGATTAATAAAGTCAATAATGAAACAATTCGACAGATAGTGCATACAAGTATAAAAGGAAACGTTGTACGTATAAGACTTTCCAATGAATTTGGCAGAGTGCCGATCAATATTGGCTCCGCAAGTATTGCATTATCTACTGGCGGTGATAGTATCAACCCTAAAACCAAACGAGTAGTAAAATTTAAGGGAAAAACTTCGACTGTTATATATCCTGGCAAAACTGTAGTCAGTGATGCTGTATATCTCAATATAAAGGCTCTCAGTGATGTAGCTGTAAGCATTTATTTCCCAGAAACAACCCCAATAACAACTTATCACAGCACTGCATTACATACGACATATATTGCATCTTCAGGTGATCACACTAATGCTACAGTATTACCAACTACAACAACCAGCACAAATTACTTTTTTTTAACCGGCATTGATGTTATGGCTTCAAGAAAGGCATCTTCAATAGTAGCTTTTGGGGATTCACTTACTGATGGAAATGGTTCGACAATTGATAGCAATAAACAATGGGCCTGTGTTTTTGCTTCTCGTTTGCAAAGCGATAAAAAATACAGACATTTATCAGTCCTTAATTACGGTATAAGCGGCAATCGTATTTTGAACGATATGATTGGAACAAGTGGCTTAAATCGTATGGAAAGTGATATACTAAATCAGGAAGGCGTAAAATATATTATTTTTGAGATGGGGCTTAATGACATTGGATACTCAGGTGGAGTATTCGGATCACCTGGTGGAGTAATAACATCTGGCGATATCATCTCAGGATATAAAAAGGTAATTTCAATGGCTCATGAAAAAGGTTGTAAAATTATCGGTACTACGCTAACTCCGTGTAATGGCCTATCAGCAATTATTGGTGGAGGACAATATGACTCCCCTGAAGGGCAGGCAACTCACAAAGCTGTAAATGAGTGGATACGTACCAGTGGAGAATTCGATGGGGTTATTGATTTTGAAAAAGCAATATGTGATCCAAATGATCCAAGCAAATTACTTCCTAAATATGACAGTGGAGATCATGCACATCCTAATGATCTTGGATATGAGGCTTTGGCAAATTCAATTGATTTGAATTTATTTAAGTAA
- a CDS encoding PadR family transcriptional regulator, whose amino-acid sequence MSEVSKQLKKGFIEILLLKLLSEEKMYGYQIIQEIDNRTSGVFKMKEGTLYPVLYRLEDNKLINSYWEQDTEKRGVPRKYYKITDEGLMAFNSMKQELDLLIFAIKSVLKEG is encoded by the coding sequence TTGAGCGAAGTTAGTAAACAACTAAAGAAGGGGTTTATAGAAATATTGCTATTAAAGCTTTTAAGTGAAGAAAAAATGTATGGTTACCAAATAATTCAAGAAATTGACAACAGGACTTCAGGTGTTTTTAAAATGAAGGAAGGTACTTTATATCCGGTTCTCTATAGGCTGGAAGACAACAAATTAATTAATAGCTATTGGGAACAGGATACGGAAAAAAGAGGTGTGCCAAGAAAATATTATAAAATTACTGATGAAGGACTTATGGCATTTAATAGTATGAAGCAGGAGCTGGATTTATTGATTTTTGCAATAAAATCTGTATTAAAGGAAGGTTGA
- a CDS encoding interferon alpha-inducible IFI6/IFI27 family protein: MSKVESYVNSVMSYIMVDKAMKERIKSDLFQHLNELSADDNIDDVIDKMGNPEDVAKEFMDTLYEDKSDMIERLVLERTKANIARNEFYEYKSKTELFGLPLVHVKISKYGNKPCVAKGIIAIGAISIGVVSIGAIPVGIISIGATAIGIVSLGALAIGLLSAIGAVAIGSLAIGAIAIGFGAIGACAIGNIAIGEYARGIVAIGSEAIGKYSMQTEHVGPEAKEAVQQLIKTAYPNLPDWIVNIFTSVRN, translated from the coding sequence ATGAGTAAAGTTGAAAGCTATGTTAATAGTGTTATGAGTTATATTATGGTTGATAAAGCTATGAAAGAAAGAATAAAGAGTGATCTTTTTCAGCATTTAAATGAATTGAGCGCTGATGATAATATTGATGACGTTATTGATAAAATGGGTAATCCTGAAGATGTTGCCAAAGAATTTATGGATACACTTTACGAAGATAAAAGTGATATGATAGAAAGACTTGTTCTAGAACGAACTAAAGCAAATATAGCCAGAAATGAATTCTATGAGTACAAATCAAAAACTGAACTTTTTGGGCTTCCATTAGTTCATGTTAAGATAAGTAAATATGGAAACAAGCCGTGCGTGGCAAAGGGTATTATTGCAATTGGAGCTATATCGATAGGGGTTGTATCAATAGGAGCAATACCTGTGGGTATAATTAGCATAGGCGCAACAGCAATAGGTATTGTTTCGTTAGGCGCATTAGCAATAGGATTATTATCTGCAATAGGTGCTGTGGCCATCGGTTCATTGGCAATAGGTGCAATAGCTATAGGCTTTGGTGCTATTGGAGCATGCGCAATCGGTAATATAGCAATTGGAGAATATGCAAGAGGAATAGTTGCTATAGGATCTGAAGCTATCGGTAAATATAGTATGCAAACTGAACATGTTGGACCTGAAGCAAAAGAGGCGGTTCAACAGTTGATAAAGACAGCTTATCCGAATTTACCGGACTGGATTGTAAATATCTTTACCTCAGTGAGAAATTAA
- a CDS encoding DUF6063 family protein has translation MNLEKAMRIYYFLLKDGELTFDNNKELYLDYSDSEVRAVLEIMARESNVTIEKFNQVIYLIPNEENDILGIKEMDLQKIISYDARKIDFYLAQYIIITIILVFFSGKGSYVKSRDFIRIAGLEEVITSRLDYANSKKNIEREQEEAKFNITAMYEHWNALQIDEQGKRKTKYGYIRSVCAFLEKHNLLVYDTVEEDIRPSNKLTHLMTYSFLDGNRLETINKLLGY, from the coding sequence ATGAATCTTGAGAAAGCAATGAGGATATATTATTTTTTGCTAAAGGACGGAGAGCTTACTTTTGATAACAACAAAGAGCTTTATCTCGATTACTCCGATAGTGAAGTAAGGGCTGTGTTAGAAATAATGGCGAGAGAAAGCAATGTAACAATTGAGAAGTTTAATCAAGTAATATATCTTATTCCAAATGAAGAAAATGACATTCTTGGCATAAAGGAAATGGATCTTCAGAAAATTATCAGTTATGATGCACGTAAGATTGATTTTTATTTGGCTCAATACATTATAATTACAATTATATTGGTTTTTTTCAGTGGAAAAGGAAGCTACGTAAAGTCAAGGGATTTCATAAGAATAGCCGGACTCGAAGAGGTTATTACCTCAAGGCTTGATTATGCAAATTCCAAAAAGAATATTGAAAGGGAACAGGAAGAGGCAAAATTTAACATTACAGCCATGTATGAGCACTGGAATGCACTGCAGATTGATGAGCAGGGAAAAAGAAAAACAAAATATGGGTATATCAGGAGCGTATGTGCTTTTCTTGAGAAACACAATCTTCTGGTTTATGATACTGTTGAAGAGGATATCAGACCTTCAAACAAGCTTACTCATCTGATGACTTACAGCTTTTTGGACGGAAACCGTTTGGAAACAATAAATAAGCTACTGGGATATTAA
- a CDS encoding coiled-coil domain-containing protein, whose translation MAKIGKIRFVNFTYNDNRHIYDQTFDFYNGEDTLLNLQNGGGKTVLVQMMMQPIIPKQKLKDRNFKGYFKNTKGPVYVMIEWILDDSSKRVLTGIGIKRVLSKNIDDESESIKVVTFISEYEGESSFDIKNIELLEEEKGIVRLIEFDRVLKNLSAAEKEGKDIWLFRWDLSDDKKEYARRLKTYKINQLEWKNLMVKINESEAGLNSFFNDCKTTGALIKKWFIPTIEEQLNKNGNFVENIKELIKNHTEQLVKNEDMIREREIFEDFKRKSKVLYESLNEYKDVLSRSEENKKELGNSFLFVNDKIKSIDREKEEIVRNITALENNIKELEYERLSVEYYQISDVLELLRQSLLETENKADELKADNSKLEYRKNLLSCSKLKDEVKNLNSKIAKYETELHKESLQQEDIRNIINDLEYSLKEKYKEKIFDLEKTIDSEKRHLTDENNNLSKSLDHYEKINEDISKINDQIISIRGRIAVFEESEKALRMAYPDFLPVKNTSTHELDEASMDSIKALLGEEEEEIEKSKVYLNSRHVENQSKLDKLEIQLKELLDKYPVLVIEKNKLETKYHKFEAEKNAIIKIIKSYQLSEDFLYNKEKLLIPLNSNKEKFSKLISDKSLENSILGKQYKIYESGKAFELSEDLRQMLEDNNILVEFGYEWLKSLQENKNSKLKLVRSNPFLPYSLIVSQKDMECIREMEFKGAISPIVPIIEREKLESAIEIKSRNSVHSFGNIDFLIAFDDRILNKNYLKEICEDITDKISKNNEIIKTAQEALKNVEHHILKIEEFSYTFDAVNKMSDELSTISKDTEDNTFNKTEIEAEIVLIKNNNKDEMAAKSELLDRENRFFRKREEIYGFFTRCEGYSVDFKEKKQKEEVLKLKRTEMEALDKKIVNTRESINVHNLKITNISTALEKLRDNYQKYKDVLQGKYIDEEIEQLESKLTSYTSQIGIKIQAMRDILEDYKKDRNEKEKKIDSFVLEESLYIGMEYSQFEFDSINGEQTKIKGVLSELTENKNSIQFKIAERNSDLRHMKKSILDKCVYDEPMQRENVRDLEFETEKNSLRIKQKDFEKQLSRMKAQENNLQRVRFALEEYSIYAPLAVDIQAIQSDINEYVLKLIKEYKELVELSNLKRNSLTDIYSEVESEFIIKAEMFKSLFSSILDGDKKYQPVHAMNALDRVYLQIDRKLEQHSVDIKKIDNMEICIIDNTVSYLMNVYDEMNSIDRNSTIDVDGKRCKMLIIDLPQKENLESISLKEYLKNTIRNCVSIYKQGKSLDNILANEISTFDLFDRLVSINKIGITLIKIEPNKLKKKSWKEVIEENSGGELFVSAFVVFISLLTYMRGENLLSSNMESKVLIMDNPFGPITSEHLLKPLFEISKKYNTQMICLSDLKEHTIFDRFNLIYSVNIEKEIGREEEYIELKTIKKDIATQEDEILSVSMFKIEDKSRFELVN comes from the coding sequence ATGGCAAAGATAGGGAAAATAAGGTTTGTAAATTTTACATACAATGACAATAGGCATATTTATGATCAGACTTTTGATTTTTATAATGGCGAAGATACCCTTTTAAACCTTCAAAATGGAGGAGGCAAGACTGTACTCGTCCAGATGATGATGCAGCCCATAATTCCAAAACAGAAGCTGAAAGACAGGAACTTCAAAGGATATTTTAAAAATACCAAAGGTCCTGTCTATGTTATGATAGAGTGGATTTTAGATGACAGTTCAAAGAGAGTATTGACAGGTATAGGTATTAAGAGAGTACTGAGCAAGAATATTGATGATGAAAGCGAAAGTATAAAAGTAGTAACTTTTATATCCGAGTATGAAGGTGAAAGTAGTTTTGACATAAAAAACATTGAGCTTTTAGAAGAAGAAAAGGGAATAGTTAGGTTAATTGAGTTTGACAGAGTTTTGAAAAATTTGTCAGCAGCTGAAAAGGAAGGAAAGGATATATGGCTATTTAGATGGGATTTATCTGACGACAAAAAAGAATATGCAAGAAGGCTTAAAACTTATAAAATAAATCAACTCGAATGGAAAAACCTCATGGTAAAAATAAACGAATCTGAAGCGGGACTCAATTCGTTTTTCAATGATTGCAAGACTACCGGTGCATTGATTAAAAAGTGGTTTATTCCTACAATAGAAGAGCAATTGAATAAAAACGGTAATTTTGTTGAAAACATAAAAGAACTAATTAAAAATCACACAGAACAGCTTGTCAAAAATGAAGATATGATTAGGGAAAGAGAAATCTTTGAAGACTTCAAAAGGAAGTCAAAGGTGCTATATGAGAGCCTTAATGAATATAAAGACGTGTTATCCCGCAGTGAGGAAAATAAAAAAGAGCTTGGAAATTCCTTTTTGTTTGTGAATGATAAAATAAAATCCATTGATAGAGAAAAAGAAGAAATAGTAAGAAATATTACAGCTTTGGAGAACAATATAAAAGAACTGGAATATGAGCGTTTATCTGTAGAATATTATCAGATTTCTGATGTTTTGGAACTGTTAAGACAGAGCCTTTTGGAAACAGAAAATAAGGCGGATGAGCTCAAAGCGGATAATTCCAAACTGGAATACAGAAAAAATTTACTTTCATGTTCAAAGCTAAAGGATGAAGTCAAAAACCTTAATTCAAAAATTGCAAAATATGAGACTGAGCTCCACAAGGAAAGCCTTCAACAGGAAGATATCAGAAACATTATTAACGACCTTGAGTATTCTTTGAAAGAAAAGTACAAAGAAAAGATTTTTGATCTGGAAAAAACAATTGACAGCGAAAAAAGACATCTTACTGATGAAAACAATAACCTTTCAAAGAGTCTTGATCACTACGAAAAAATTAATGAAGATATTTCAAAAATTAATGATCAGATCATCTCTATAAGGGGCAGGATTGCTGTGTTTGAAGAGTCGGAAAAGGCACTTAGAATGGCATATCCAGATTTTTTGCCTGTAAAAAACACCAGTACCCATGAGTTGGATGAGGCGAGTATGGATTCAATTAAAGCTCTGCTTGGGGAAGAAGAAGAGGAAATTGAGAAGAGTAAAGTCTACTTAAATAGCAGGCACGTTGAAAATCAGAGTAAGCTCGATAAGCTGGAAATACAATTAAAAGAGTTGTTGGACAAATATCCTGTATTGGTTATTGAAAAAAATAAACTTGAAACTAAATACCATAAGTTTGAGGCTGAAAAAAACGCAATTATTAAAATAATTAAGTCTTATCAATTGAGTGAGGATTTTCTATACAATAAGGAAAAACTATTGATTCCTTTAAATTCAAACAAGGAAAAGTTCAGCAAGCTTATTAGTGACAAGAGTCTGGAAAATTCAATTCTTGGGAAGCAATATAAAATATACGAATCGGGAAAGGCTTTTGAGTTGTCTGAAGACCTTAGACAAATGTTGGAAGATAATAATATTCTGGTTGAGTTTGGATATGAATGGCTGAAAAGTTTGCAGGAAAATAAAAATTCAAAGCTTAAACTGGTAAGATCCAACCCATTTTTACCGTATTCGCTCATAGTATCACAAAAGGATATGGAGTGTATCAGAGAAATGGAATTTAAGGGGGCTATATCTCCCATTGTTCCTATTATCGAAAGGGAGAAGCTTGAAAGTGCTATTGAAATAAAGTCAAGAAATAGTGTTCACTCCTTTGGTAATATTGATTTTCTTATTGCTTTTGATGACAGGATATTGAATAAAAATTACCTTAAGGAAATTTGTGAGGATATAACCGATAAAATTTCCAAAAACAATGAGATAATCAAAACAGCTCAGGAAGCTTTGAAAAATGTTGAACACCATATATTGAAGATTGAAGAATTCAGCTATACATTTGATGCTGTAAATAAGATGTCCGATGAACTAAGCACAATATCAAAGGATACGGAAGATAATACATTTAATAAAACAGAAATAGAAGCTGAAATAGTCTTGATAAAAAACAATAATAAGGATGAAATGGCAGCAAAATCCGAGCTTTTAGACCGTGAAAATAGATTTTTTAGGAAAAGGGAAGAAATTTACGGTTTCTTTACCAGATGTGAAGGATACTCTGTTGATTTTAAGGAGAAAAAACAAAAGGAAGAGGTTTTGAAGCTTAAAAGAACGGAAATGGAAGCTCTGGATAAAAAAATTGTTAATACCAGGGAAAGTATAAATGTTCATAACTTAAAAATCACTAATATTTCTACAGCTTTAGAGAAATTAAGGGACAATTACCAAAAATACAAGGATGTATTACAAGGTAAGTATATAGATGAAGAAATAGAGCAGCTTGAATCAAAACTAACCTCATATACTTCGCAGATTGGAATCAAAATTCAGGCGATGAGAGATATTTTGGAGGACTATAAGAAAGACCGGAATGAAAAAGAAAAAAAGATAGATTCCTTTGTTTTAGAAGAAAGCCTCTATATTGGAATGGAATACAGCCAATTCGAATTTGATAGTATAAACGGAGAACAAACTAAAATAAAGGGTGTTTTAAGTGAGTTGACTGAAAATAAAAACAGTATACAATTTAAAATTGCCGAAAGAAATTCCGATTTACGGCATATGAAAAAAAGTATTTTGGACAAGTGTGTCTATGATGAGCCTATGCAAAGGGAAAACGTCAGGGATTTGGAATTTGAAACTGAGAAAAATAGCTTGAGAATTAAGCAGAAGGATTTTGAAAAACAGTTATCACGCATGAAAGCCCAGGAAAACAATTTACAGAGGGTAAGGTTTGCGCTTGAAGAGTACTCCATATATGCACCGCTTGCTGTTGATATACAGGCTATACAAAGTGATATAAACGAATATGTGTTAAAGCTTATAAAAGAGTATAAGGAATTGGTAGAGCTATCGAACTTAAAGAGGAATTCGCTGACTGATATATACTCTGAAGTAGAAAGTGAATTTATTATTAAAGCTGAGATGTTTAAAAGTCTTTTTAGCTCCATTCTCGATGGTGATAAAAAATATCAGCCTGTGCACGCAATGAATGCACTTGACAGGGTATATCTTCAAATTGACAGAAAACTTGAACAGCACTCAGTAGATATTAAAAAGATTGACAATATGGAAATCTGCATAATTGATAATACGGTAAGTTATCTTATGAATGTCTACGATGAAATGAACAGTATAGACAGGAATTCAACAATTGATGTAGATGGTAAAAGGTGCAAAATGCTTATAATTGATTTGCCTCAAAAGGAAAACCTGGAAAGCATTTCACTTAAGGAATACTTGAAAAACACCATAAGAAACTGCGTGAGCATATATAAGCAGGGAAAATCACTTGATAATATTCTGGCGAATGAAATAAGTACCTTTGACCTTTTTGACAGGCTGGTTTCAATAAACAAAATAGGAATAACCTTGATTAAAATTGAACCTAACAAATTGAAAAAGAAGAGTTGGAAAGAGGTTATAGAAGAGAACTCAGGAGGAGAACTGTTTGTAAGTGCCTTTGTAGTATTTATATCCCTACTCACTTACATGAGAGGAGAAAATCTGCTCAGCTCAAATATGGAAAGTAAAGTGCTGATTATGGACAACCCGTTTGGTCCTATTACGTCAGAACACCTTTTAAAACCTCTTTTTGAGATTTCAAAAAAATATAATACACAGATGATTTGTCTTTCTGACTTGAAAGAACATACAATTTTTGATAGATTCAACCTGATTTATTCTGTAAACATAGAAAAGGAAATAGGAAGGGAAGAAGAGTATATAGAACTTAAGACAATTAAGAAGGATATTGCAACTCAAGAGGATGAAATCCTATCGGTATCAATGTTTAAAATAGAAGATAAATCAAGGTTTGAATTAGTAAATTAG